In the Quercus lobata isolate SW786 chromosome 5, ValleyOak3.0 Primary Assembly, whole genome shotgun sequence genome, one interval contains:
- the LOC115988793 gene encoding probable inositol transporter 2, with protein MEGGIATADTSAFKECFALTWKNPYILRLALSAGIGGLLFGYDTGVISGALLYIRDDFDEVDRKTYLQETIVSMALAGAIVGAAIGGWLNDRYGRKPALLIGDVSFFIGAVIMAAANGPPLLIVGRIFVGFGVGMASMTSPLYISETSPAKIRGALVSTNSFLITGGQFLSYLINLAFTEAPGTWRWMLGVAAVPAVVQFVLMMYLPESPRWLYRKGRVEEAKALLAKIYPAHQLETEMQDLHDSVEAEIKETGSAGKITYKELWRTKTVRRGLIAGVGLQIFQQFVGINTVMYYSPTIIQLAGIASNQTALLLSLVTSGLNAAGSIVSIYLIDRTGRRKLAIVSLSGVVIALAVLCGIFYHTTTHSPEVTPTITSNLQDYTCPDYSSAANANSWHCMDCLAASSPTCGFCASATDKLLPGECVISNDTLKDICQGDDRLWYTRGCPSKTGWLALCGLALYIIFFSPGMGSVPWLVNSEIYPLRYRGICGGIAATVNWSSNLVVSQSFLSLTKAIGTPWTFLMFGVIAVIGVVFVLICVPETKGLPIEEIEKMLENRAIHLKFWKKRSDNSEKNIEIP; from the exons ATGGAAGGAGGGATAGCTACGGCCGATACATCAGCTTTTAAAGAATGCTTTGCTCTAACATGGAAAAACCCTTATATTCTTCGCTTAGCTCTCTCTGCTGGGATTGGTGGCCTTCTCTTCGGCTATGACACtg GAGTGATATCAGGAGCTCTTCTTTACATTAGAGATGATTTCGACGAGGTGGATCGAAAGACCTACCTGCAG GAAACTATAGTGAGCATGGCACTTGCAGGTGCAATTGTTGGAGCTGCTATTGGTGGATGGTTGAATGATCGCTATGGAAGGAAACCTGCACTTCTCATAGGAGACGTTTCGTTCTTTATTGGAGCTGTGATCATGGCTGCTGCCAATGGCCCACCTCTTCTAATTGTTGGACGTATTTTTGTTGGATTTGGCGTTGGAATGGCATCAATGACATCCCCTTTGTACATTTCTGAAACTTCCCCAGCCAAAATACGCGGTGCCCTCGTTAGTACCAATTCATTTCTTATAACCGGGGGCCAGTTCCTTTCCTACCTTATCAACTTGGCCTTTACCGAG GCTCCAGGAACATGGCGCTGGATGCTTGGAGTTGCAGCAGTTCCTGCTGTGGTGCAGTTTGTCCTGATGATGTATCTTCCAGAGTCACCCCGTTGGCTATACCGCAAG GGTAGAGTAGAAGAGGCAAAAGCTTTACTGGCGAAAATATACCCAGCCCATCAGTTGGAAACAGAGATGCAAGATCTACATGACTCTGTAGAAGCAGAGATTAAGGAAACAGGATCTGCTGGAAAGATAACCTATAAAGAACTATGGAGAACCAAAACAGTAAGAAGAGGACTAATTGCAGGAGTTGGTCTTCAGATCTTCCAGCAGTTTGTGGGCATAAACACAGTCATGTACTATAGCCCCACCATAATTCAGTTGGCTGGAATTGCATCTAATCAAACTGCACTCCTCCTCTCACTCGTCACTTCTGGCCTCAATGCTGCGGGCTCCATCGTGAGCATCTACTTGATTGACCGGACTGGGAGAAGGAAACTTGCTATTGTCAGTTTGTCTGGTGTGGTAATTGCACTTGCGGTTCTATGTGGAATCTTTTACCATACCACAACACATTCACCAGAAGTGACACCGACTATAACCTCTAATCTCCAAGATTACACCTGCCCAGATTATAGTTCGGCTGCAAATGCTAATAGTTGGCATTGTATGGATTGTTTGGCAGCTTCATCTCCAACATGTGGGTTCTGTGCCTCAGCCACTGATAAG TTATTGCCAGGGGAGTGTGTGATCTCAAATGACACACTGAAAGACATCTGCCAGGGAGATGATAGGCTTTGGTACACTAGGGGATGTCCAAGCAAAACTGGATGGCTTGCACTTTGTGGGTTGGCTCTTTACATCATATTTTTCTCTCCTGGAATGGGAAGTGTCCCATGGCTTGTCAACTCCGAGATCTATCCACTAAGGTATAGAGGCATTTGTGGTGGAATTGCTGCCACAGTAAACTGGAGCTCAAACCTTGTTGTATCCCAGTCCTTCTTATCATTAACAAAAGCTATTGGGACTCCCTGGACTTTCCTCATGTTTGGGGTCATTGCTGTTATAGGCGTagtctttgttttgatttgtgtcCCAGAAACAAAGGGCCTACCAATTGAGGAGATAGAGAAGATGCTGGAGAATAGAGCTATTCACTTAAAGTTTTGGAAGAAACGCTCTGATAATTCGGAGAAGAATATCGAAATTCCCTGA